In Solanum lycopersicum chromosome 3, SLM_r2.1, the genomic stretch ATCCGGCTTCGAGCTTGTACATAAGGATTGTATCTGGAAAAATGAACCACATAAGTACCAGCCCTGATCTTGTCTTTCCAAAGATTACTTTTTTGAGTAAGTGATATAACAACTTTCTAGTTAGCCACATATAAGGAATGCCACATTTTTTtccaacaagaaaaaattaataagtatATAGAAGGTTTAACAAATCTCGGATGCAAAAAGGCATTAACCAGCATTAAATCCTAATCTTTCTCCAGATATATGATACTTTCCGGTGATAACAGCAAAACTTCTCCGGtgtaaaaaatgaaacatatagATGAGCTTCTCACTTATCAGTAAAGTATACAGATGAAATTCTGAAATCCTAAGGCATAATTCAGGATAACTACTTCCATTTGATTGCAAATTGACGGAAAGATAATATCAAACTGCAAATACACCTGTGTATGTGATCCTCACCTAGCTCGAATAGCTCGCATACTAGTAGGTTCATATCCCGTGTATGACTGTGTACTGTACTCAAAATCAGAATCGGGGCCGCCAGGGCAATAGACACAAATGTTTCCGGTGGTAGCTATATGAGGACAACGATGAGGCTTGGACATTACAGCTACGACAGCTATTCCAGAGGCTGTACGGACAGGCTTGGCTCGGAGTTTGGGAAGCAGTGTTTCACGTTCAGAGTCAGGCAAAGCAGCGATCATCTCTACCAACTTAGGAGCCCGAGAGAGCCCGTATTTTCGGCACGCTGCTGACTTTAGCGCATTTAGGTCAACATCCTTGCCTTTCCGTGAGAGTTCCACCATGTTGTTGACGATCTCCGTTATAGCACGAACTCTAGCTTCTTCATCTGTCAGGCCGAGGGAAACAACTCCGCCCCTTCCCGGCCGCGGGAGCTTTCGGGTCTCCGCTACCGCTACCGCCGCCGCCGCCATGAGTGAGTGATAGTAGATTGAGAAGAATGACCTGAAACCGCCGAAGTCGGTTGCTTTTAGTATATTTTGCTGCTTGCCGATGGACCCTGCAATGAGAAAAGTGGAGGGGTTTAATGTAATTATTTACAAACTGGTCCTCTAATTATAGAAAAGATACAATTAAGTCCCCAGATAAGTCAGAGTTTTAATATATACCACTGATTAATTGTATTGTTGTCGATCCAACTTGTACTTGGTCCTTGTTTCGTCAAAGTTGAATGCTCATTAGTCTTTACTCAATTCTTACTAGCAAATTCAAtgtaaaatcatcatattttatgtatatcattgatatataataatactaaaattgTGTTACCAACCATCAATATGATATCTTGTTGTTTGACGTGatctgaataaataaaatttttgatggGACTAATGGTAGCAATGAGAATCGTgagatttcaaattaaatattccGATCGAAATTTTTTACTTAGAATTACTCAATCCTCACGTAGATTGGTGGGAGGTGGTACATATGTAAATAGAATTAGTCGAGTTTTCACATCATTATGCTTTATCATACGTAGATAGCTCCAAcactacctttttttttatatttttcttccgGTGTCCGAACTCCGAAGCCCGCATTTGACCTCTTACTAAATTCGAATTGCGAATTGACATATAGATTGGTAGGAGGTGGTACATATGTAAAtagaattagtcaaattttcaCGTCATTGTGCTTTATCATACTTAGATAGCTCCAACaccacctttttttttatttctcatccGGTGTCCGAACTCAGAAGCCCGCATTTGACCTCTGACTAAATTCGTATTGCGAATTGAAAGGTCCATCTCGAGGCGGCACTCCCAACGAGAACTAAAACTTGCAACGATTAAATTCAATCTCCAcggttatgcttcaaatattGTGTCTGAATAAGTAGGATAGTCAGTACAACTTCACTCCCAGTAAATAAGTACTATTTCACAATGCAAACAAAGGAATAACTACACAAAGTCTGCTAAAATGGTTAAAAACAATGTGAAATCTTATAACACCCTAAGAGATTGAAAGAAATCAGCAGTTTCTGTTGATATATTTACAGGAAAACGGAGAAGGAAACTCTCAAACCACAACAAAATTGACTCCTTAGAAAATTATGTATACACTGATCACTCCTATCTTGAACGAAAGCTAAACTAAGTTGATATGAAGTACAATAGAGAGACGTACTTATTAGCTGATTTTGAAGAGCGTATCACGATTCATCTTCAGATTCTGAAGTCTCTACTTGCTCTGCTGGCCCTTCAATTGTACCAACAACTCGTCCTTGCGCAGGTTGTTGAAGAATATTTCCAACTAAATATATAGGAAATTCAATTGGTTAAATCTATCCCCTTTGATGTACATGATACAGATCCAAACTAAAATATGtaacttcttttcttctttaatgATAAATGGATAAATACTGATGTTGTTCACCATGAAATAGCTCGTGAAAGATAACACAAGATGAAGGAAGATTTTTCCTGTTAAAATATATTACGATggagatcatatatataaaaggattTACCTGATAGTAAGGTTTTGCCAAGAAGCACCTTTGCAAACTGAATTTCTGCTTGGTGAGTACTAATAAATTTACCctgtaaattttatttctttaagaaaTCTGATTAACGATTCAAAAATCCATAAGAAGTTGCACATATTTATGTTAGAGACAAACTATTAAACAAGAATCCTTAAGCAGTCCTATGAGATTAGATGCATGATAACAGTTTCTTGACTTCTTCCAGCATTGCActgaaatttctgaaaatctTCGGAAGAAGGCTAAAACAGCAAGCAACAAAAATGCATCCTAATAAAGTGAACTAGATGACacttaacatatttttcaattaaatggCAAGTTGCATCTACACATTAGATATGCAAATATACAACATAGTGAACAGATAACTCTTACCAATTCTCCATGAAATAACTCCAAAATATGATCCAGTCTTGCTTGGTGTTTCATGAGGAAAGGGCGCAGATGGTTCGTGTACAATTGCTTTGCACCCTGTGTGACACCAAAAGAAGTGCATAACTTTCAAAAAGTCCATTTTTGGTGAAAAAACTAAGTATAAACTTCAAGCTAAAGCTACATCCTCAACTCCAATTAAGCAGTTCATCTAAATTCAACTCAAAAGCAGTTAGATCTTTTTTTCTATCCAGGAGGTTTGGCTGGATACGCTCGCAAGTATGTTGAGATTAAGTCATCTTAATgctaattttaattgattaaaaaaagttacaaaGGGACCAGTGATGATTAtcctaattattaaatatagtttACTATCCTCACCATTCTCTATTTTCCACTGTCTGCCAGATTCACTAGCTTCCCCTCACCCACCCATCCTCTCTAAGACTCCCACCTTCCTCGTCTCTGGCTTGAAACCTACGTTCCACGTTCTTTTTCTCTTATTCGAAACCTAAGCTTCGCCTACTTACCttctgtctctctctctctctctctctcctttccATCTCTGTATATCTCTTCATGACTTCATCTATCTTCTCCTCCCAAACATGTTATTCTTCAATCTTTCCTCGGTTTTCTCTTCAATAGCAGAACCAACAATGCTTTCATATGGAAAGAATATCCAGTTATAATTTGTTAGCTCATATAGTCACAGTCTTCTTAACGGTAAAGGTATTGATTTTTCCCAAGCACTTATCTTTTGGAGTGGGGAAGGGGATATATTCGGGATACACAAACCATGAAAGTGAATTGTGTTTTACACCAATCCTCCCCCAAAGCAGGATACGCGAAATGGAACGGAAAGAGAGAGATAAAGTTCAAGAAACAAAATATCCGTTGAACTCACCTCAGCAGATGGAAGTTGAAGCCAAACAAGAAATGCGAGCTTCACATGATAGTATAGTGGGAACCTATGAATAAGACAGTTCTTCCATGTTATAAGAGCAAGGCTAGTAAAAATTGGTATTCCCAAACTTATAACCCCATGTAACCACATCAGAGAGGCTATAAGcaaattagaaaacaaaaacGGAAGCAGTACCAGTAGAGAAATTTATCCGTGAATGCTTCAACAATACTGAAAGATCCATATGCTGCAAGCAGGGAGGGAGTGAGAGAGAGTAACTTATGATTCATTTCAAAGAGATATATGGGCAAGATAATTGCAATCACATAAATCTAAAACTAGTTACCGTGTCACATTCAACCCACAGTGATTAGGCCTTTAATAGGTAAAAATAAGTCACCAGAAAAGCAAAAGTATTCAGGGGAGTGGAAGTTTCctcgttatttatttttttgtttggtggGGCGTGGTTGGAATCAGTGACACCTTCCGAAAAATCATCATAGAATTAATAACCAGAAGTGGAAGAAAAAGACAAACACCAATCTGTACCAATTGCTCACTTTCTGCTGGGGTCATATATCAAATCAAGTGATGTCTATATTGCCAAGGGCGAATTTATAGGCAAAATATGGGGCACATGGACCCGTGGTTTTTTTGTAAACCTAGATATgtaatgtatatattttctaaaattggtATAATATTATGTTCTGGCAGTGGCACCCATGCTAAAGAAGACTAATGGTGTACTTGGTTGAATGTTGAGTTATTTACCTTGAGATCTAGGAATCAACTCCcacttcatatattttttctaaactgGGGATCAATTACCACTtcatacatttttaattttttttagtgatgCACTCATGTTCTAAAAATCTTATTTGCCACTGTATGTTGCTTGGACCCTTCAAAATCTTTGTCGCACCCGTGTTGATCCGACACAATTTGGGTGTGGGATCCACGCTAGATCTGATCAACTTAGCTTGGGTGCTTTGACTAAATCTATGACCAAGAAGTATAGATCGGAGggtatttggtttgatttttggGTTTATCTCATATTATATGCACCACTTTGCTACTTAAAGAGATATCTTGTGAATAAAAGTACGTGTTTATAAAGAATTAAATTTACTAGTTTTAGTCAATGTCACTAATTAATCGAAATAtgaatatctatatatatatatatatatatatatatatatatatatatatatatatgtatgtatgtatgtatgtatgtatatacataaATCAGAATCCTACAATTTATGTGATGAGGAATCTGACCTCTAGATCTGCACCCATATCGGATACCCACACCCGAGTCCGAGATGTAGCAAGTAATTGAGAGATTACAAGTATAGCAGGGTCATTCTTACAAAAAATGAGATGATTTTAAGGAGgatctaaattaaatttttgttgtattttcttGTTCAGTAGACTCGACAACATCCTTTTATTGCTTCTCAAATGATCTCTTAGATTTTTTCCCAACAATAGTTTCACATGGTATTAGGGAAAACAAAAGGACATATAATATAACTTAACAGAAATATTTTGTGGCGAGGACAATAATCAGTACCTTGTGGAGAAAAATGCAATTTCAAGATTTGCAAAGCAAAAGAAATTTGTAAAGTTTCGGAAAGCATCATCACCTGCCCAGTACAGAAGCCATTTATGTTGCTCATTTCGATTCCCCGTCTCAATTGCTTTAAAAGTAGAATAAACAGGCAAAACAATCCCTACAGAGCAGCTGCAAATACCTTTTAAAGTTCAATTAGAATcttcaattttccaaataatagaAGCGACTAAACAATTAGAGTTCAGAATGTCTATTAGAAACAAAACTTCTTCAGGCTCGTGAAACGGCACTGGAACTTTTGCATCTGGCTCATCCCAAGCAACAGTTGTAGGATGCCTTCTTAAACATAAAAGTGACAACGGCAAAAATCAACTGGGatcatgaaaaagaaaatatccaGACTCGAATAAGAGCTCACCATGCAGTGCGGACAATAACATTAGTATTAAGCGGGCTAAGAAGCAATTTTAACCCCATCTGCATCAAAAGAAAGTGATGTGAGAccagaaaagaagaaagaaccTATACCTTCTAAATGCAGACATAAATGAAAGTTATAAGCACAAGGATGACCAGTAATAAAAAAGAAGTTGTAGTGAAGCTTGAAAAGTAAAATTGTAAGATGAACATCAAGGGTTGCAGAACAAGAGAGGTTGGCGACCAGTTCAAACGCTCTGAGACTGGGAAGTGGTACTTACAAATTTTACCAACTTGTCAAGTAACCATAATTGACAAGAAGATCTAAAAGATCACCGTCTTTTTCGACATTTCCTCAGAACTCTACATCATCATGACAGAAATGATGATATTCTCTACATGCTTCTAACAATCTGATGAATTCACTCATTATTTTATACTAAAGTATTGACACCTAAAGGGTCATTTAACATGACGACCAATTTGTTGAGATAATTTTATCTAGTCTAATCCCACCTTTGACAGACCAATCTGGAAAACCCTTACTGTTTCGTCCAATGAAGGTGGTGATCCTCTGAAAAAGGTCAAATGTAAAAAATGATActctaatataaaaaattcttctgttgtgtttttttctctttttattgaattttacatTTAAGTTTGAAATCGAAAGTGCAAATCGTCTGAATTTTACACTGCCTAGTTGCTTCTAGAATCTGGTGTATGCTTCCAAGTCCCTCTAGGATACAACAGGTGATGCTTAAAGGAATAAACATATCATCATCTTACTGGAAACAAAGTGTTGTTCGTGACTGGGTGAAAACACAGGCGACAATTATCTTTCTATAATCTGCTAAATTGAAACAACAACATAGCCCTAAAGCCTTAATTGCTAATGATCCTAGAAGAAAGCTTAGTAAAATTAGAAAAACCCAACTCTACATATGAAATTAAGCATGGGCCATAACTGGCAGCAAACGGATTGTCAATAAACCCAATCGCTGTCGGATCAGTGTAAACATTGGGGAGAGAATGAGAGAGAGGATACCTCGCTGGAGAGATTAGAGGCAAACATAGCCATTCCTGCCATTCCCGGGGAGAGGAGCTTTTTCCAGTTCCGGCGATCGTCGGAAAGTTGAGTTTAATACGGCAACCTATTGACTTTTTTTGTGATTTACATATCCACCTCTTCAATTTGTAAAAATTCACTCCGGTCCCTTTTCTTAGTAATTTGTCGATCTAACCACCGATTACTTGGAAGATAATCACTTTTTGGGCCACTAATCCATTTTTAGCCATGATCATAAGATCATTAATGTTTtagcttttttaaaaaagaaaattgaattgtaattttagtttaattagAGCGTATACACAATCATAAGATTTacttattattactttattaataAGGTGTTATTTTAAGCTTCGAGTCATGTCTCCATGCTTAAAGTAATTGATGAAAtaagataatttaaaaaaaaatacgtaCTTACTATGAAACgcgatttaaatttttattttttctaaagttAAGAAAGCTATGTTTGTGCTTTGAATTCCATAACtattataaaaattgttttcatattaatcattttattttaacagtcgagaatttttttgaaaatttaatgaaatatagTCACAGAAGTAAGTATGTGAAGGGTCGCTagcttttttttataataaaacacaatataatatcataagatTCGTAACAATACACGTATTTACAAATAATTGTGCAAATAATTACGAATTTGTTATACTTGAACATAACATAAATGGTAATTACGTAAAAGGGTAAAATAACCATAGAAAAAGAATTGTTAATATTGCCATAACAaagcttaaaatattttatagtcgCGTAAAGAAAGCTAAAGAGGGTTACTAAATGACACAATTGGACTAAAAAAGTAGAGCATATATGTCATTCACTTTAGCGTAAAACTAAATAGGGATACATGCCACAATCTCTTTTGTTAAttcgatatttaataaatatgggGTCAGTGGATAAAATTATGACATGTGTATGTTCgttagtaaattatatatatgcttTAATTTTTGGATTAAAGGACActaatatctcaaaaatataacaaaaaatatctaaatatcaTTTATGATAGTTCGAGATATATTTATCCTCTAACcttttataacttatttttcaCGTATATCAAGCACTATACTGTGTACATACCTTTCGATGCATgcaatttttgttttatactCCCTCCTTGTCTAAGTTGTTTATTATTGAAATTGCGCACTTCTTAAACTCTAACCAAAAGAGTTTATTATATcacattattaaatataatattttaaaaaatataatagataaataTCACTAatcaatgataaaattaaatataaaattatttattaatttcataaaataaattaataattatatatacacttctcaaaataatataatagacaATTATAGTGAGCGAGTAGAAGGTCACCATTAGTCAATAGTAGtacatcaaaattcaaaattaaactaattaattgcCCTAATCGAATGGACTAGCAATGTAAGAACCCCAAAGCTCATTCTTCTTAAACCTCCGAAGGTTCTACATCAATGGCCCTTTTTCAGTCATCATCCTTCTTCAAccctttgctttcttcttccaACAACCAGAACACTGCAAATTTTCGTCCAAAAACTGCACAAATCAGTACTGTTCGTGCCGTACCTTTATGTGTTTCGTCTACATCGTTACCTGTAACTCCAATTCTGAAACTCGACCATCACAGCTCTGATTACTCTCATCTGTTTCCTTCACTTCCATTTtccaatattttcttctttaaatcAGCATATAATGTTCAGGTTGTAGCTGGGGAACACGAGCCGGAAGAGAAACTCATTGGCCGCTTCCGCAGAGAGGTTTTCAGAGCTGGAGTTATCCAAGAGAGTAAACGCCGAAGATTTTTTGAATCTACTcaggagaagaagaaaaggaagtGTCGTGATGCTGCCAGACGAAACCGCAAAAGGTTTGTATcgatttttttgcttttttctcatttattgTTGTATTCCCTGATTTTGctcatttcataaagaatgaTACGTAAATTGGTATAGATTTTCTGCCTTTTGTGACACGAGAACAATGACATTATTGAGTGCGCCGAGCTTGTATTTTGTATAGGAATAGGAAAAGTGAGCTGACTTAGTTCCACTTATCGTTGTgtattttattatctttcagAAAGAAACATAGTTCACCAGTTAAGATTTTGTGAAGGAACTATAGCGAGAAGGAAAAAGAAGGCGTTAAGGAGACCCTCCATACCGAATAGTAGACAGGAGACACCTTAAGATCCTTTCTCAAACATTCTCTGATTTCAAGAGAATGGATAGATAAATGTACATATTCCACCATAAGTATTGTGTCAGTATTCAGTAATATGGTTTTATTTCCCGATGGCTGTATTTGTTGAATGTTTTGAAGTTGTGtggtttattcaattttttcaaaggAGGAGTTCAATGTATcacattaaaattataaaaagcaACTTCATAGGTGCAAGTGTTATTTTGAGGTTAGAATAAAGAAGAATGAGATAGTGTAGCTGAGCCCCTTGTATTGTCCATATGAGACTTTTTCCTTTTAAACTAAGTTTGTGGCAATATCTTATTCTTTCACATCATATTATAACAGTCACTTTCGTTGTTGGTTGTAGAGTAAAAGCGAAAAAGTGAATTGgataatataagtcatttatttttttgtatgctCTAAGTAGAGCAAAAAGAAGTCCATTGTTTGTAGACAGTTAACCAAATATATAGCCGGTATGTTTGCTAGAGATTCTGCATGAGTTCTGATCAATAAAGCTTGTGAGTATAGCATGGATACATACATGGAAAATAGTcttttatgtattaatattcATGGATTTAGACCAGACTGAGCCAAAATGTGAATTTCTCAGGTACCTCAACTTTGATCCTATAAAACTCGACCATTGCCGATTTTTTCTCATTGAACGAGAAGTAGAAAAATATGTCAGATTGGTAAAATCAATTTGTGAAATCTTTGTTGTTTCCCCTTCCTTGATCTCTCTCATATAGGCACAATGTTTGAACCAGTAGACAACTCCATGTCCAATCAAATGATATCTCATAAAGCAGGATGGGAgaaacattatattttttttcatcattaagaACAAAGGAGTGGATTTGATTTCATCATTAAGAACAAAGGAATGGATTTGGTACGGTCTAAAGGAAGGTCTTTTCAGTTAGTTTTGATACTGTGGTTAGCATTTTTGAACATTATACCTGCAtgctatgttgctcggactctagGGGTGTGCAAACATCTTCCACCCTCCTATTTAGctttcttttgtttgttgaaattatatacaatagttacttttttcttcatttttagtGGAAATAAATTTGAAGATGTGGACCTCTTGTTGCATAAGTAGCAGAGGCAGACACAAGTGGTACCTTTCACCTGGAAACAGACTGTCTGGACAAAACTTAAAAATTAGGGTATTGGAGAGGAATTAGAATGATGAAGATGGGAGCCCTTAGAAAACTCCCAAATGATGACAGGCATTTTAATCTGATGGTGCTAACATTTTTGAGCAATATAACTGAACTTGCATTTGTGGTTGCACATTGACGTTGGTGCATAATTATATCTAGTCTTATTTGATTCCCTCCTGTTTATTATCAACTGCTGGATCACAAGGTTTTCTGATTCTTGGGAGGTTTAGGCTTGTGGTGTGTTGATGTCTTTCCTATCCAAAATATACTGGTTTATTTAGCTCAGGTCCCTAAAGTGAGAGGGATGGCTTTGCGGAATTTGTGGTCAGCAACAAATGGGTTGCCTTATGTTGTATTGATATGGAAGTAATAAATGGAGGGTAAGATTAGCCCCATCCAACGGCGGTGGAGGAGCGTGATATAAAATGAACGTCTTTGGGAATAGTAACCtacattttactttatttttctttaatccAAAAAAACATTTTAGTTCATTCAGATTGTCAGATGACAGATCTTGACCACTTGAGTTCTTGTGCTTGTCCTTGCTAACTTTTGCCTTCATTTTTGATAGCTCATTAAGTGTTCTCATTGAGTCAAATGGATACCAGACTAACAATTGTTAATGTCTAACGAAGCTCTCCCTTTGGATCTGCAGAAGGCCTCAACCAAAAGCTTTACTAGGGGATACACCAGAAACTTTGAAGGATGAGGGTTATAAATCTGATGAAGATAAGTGGGACCTTATCGATGTAGAATCACCCTATACTTGACCTTAACCAGCAATGTGAAAACCAAATGGTCTAAGAACAAAGGTTTCATATATCAGATAATCCTCAAGTGCAACGAGCTGCTGCATATTCTCACTTATTTTGCTATAGAACCTGGCTTATATCTGCAATTTGATGTTTTGTGAGAGTCAATACGAGTATATTGTCGCAGTAATACACTAGTTTTGGGATAAGGGTTGCCCTTATGTTTCTCCAAGTTCATATTACAGATCAAAGGAAGGTTGCTGTACATCTGATTTTAGATTTTGGTGCTGATTTTGCAATATGTGGTGATGGTTCCTAGGAGGATTTTGGGTGAACCCCAACATTTGTTGTTCAATTTCTGCCACTCCTTTGTTGCTGCAACTAATCTTAGGATTGAGACTGTCTATCAATGTGGGCCTTCCCCCCTTCTCCACCTTATTAAGTGAACCCGTGAATCTGAAACAAGAAAATGACCTCTTATtctaataaatatatgataattttctACCCTCCGGGATGGCCCAATGGCTTGGGCTTGGAACTTTCATGTTGGAGGTAAAGTTCGAAATCCCTTGTTAGCGAAAACAAGGGGTTCGCCGTTTGGGTTAAGCTTGTCGCACTGGACTTGTTTAGTGTGGGTTATCTGTGTTTGATACCTAAAACCTGGGGCTACGACTACGGAAATGGAGGTAAAGATGAAGTGGGTTGAAGGGTGAAGAAGAtacaattaatatgaaatatcatCCATTAAGAAAATCATTTTACACATTATCAAATAACTTGTTTTATcagaataaatattttcttttaaaaaaattaatcaatcaaatatgataaatattagAACTGAACTCACCCTAATCACTATTGCTAACTGGAAAATTTGATTAGAAATTTAAagagtataaaattatttttattatataaaatttcttttttattttaattaaaagatatattaaagttaaaggataaaaatattttaaaaataaaagaacatacTATGACTATTTTTTTCCCCAATTATTACGTGCCTCATACATTTGGCATTAATTAAGCTTCTTTTGAACTCACAATTTAGTGGGACCAATAATTTTTTACACATTTAAGTCTACAAATTTTGGGTCTACCAAATTGTGTATATAGATTTTTGTTTTCCTCAAGATTGCCCAATCCTATTAATTTGTCCCTTCACTATTTTACCACTATTTCTCAACAACGCTTTCctcaaagagaaaaattaaattaagtacTTGATTTGgatatttatattgataaaaaataataaatatttcataaaattaactgTGCTGAATATTGAGTTAGCAAAATGAgtatctttttatattaaattaattagtactTTATATAAtctaagttatattttaatacattttctGATGCCTGGAGCAAATGGAGAGGGCGTCCTTTACTTCTAATTCAAGGTATCTCTTTGATGATGATTggacaaatacaaatataaaattagctTTTTTCGGTAATAATATAATGTGTttggatatattttttataatcgtAAAAGATAGGTACTtcgtttcaattttttatttgattttaactaGATAGTAGGAGAATATATTTTTGGAGGAtgaaaagtaaatatatatttttttaaatttatttgttttggtaagttttatttaatacaaaatataattaaatatcttaaataaatttttttaaagtcaacTATTAAATTTCCACtgcaaaaatatatttgtgGCTTTGCAGTTTGCACCTGCGGTGACCTCATTTCTCGAATTCTGCGGCGCTTAACTCTGTGAACATTTCGTCACATTCTTGcaaattctttctattttcatcGATCTTCAGTCTATACATAGAACTACTCATCAGTCTACCAACCCCATTTTCCAAATTAGCCATTAGAGAGAGACAAATTAAGCTTCAAGCTTCAAGCCAAATGATGCAAGTAATTGAGAACTTTTGAGCAATACAAATGCCCAAAAATTCATCTTTTCAGACACCCATTTGCAATTACTAATCAGTTAgcagaaaaa encodes the following:
- the LOC101245834 gene encoding HVA22-like protein k isoform X2, with product MGLKLLLSPLNTNVIVRTACCSVGIVLPVYSTFKAIETGNRNEQHKWLLYWAAYGSFSIVEAFTDKFLYWFPLYYHVKLAFLVWLQLPSAEGAKQLYTNHLRPFLMKHQARLDHILELFHGELGKFISTHQAEIQFAKVLLGKTLLSVGNILQQPAQGRVVGTIEGPAEQVETSESEDES
- the LOC101245834 gene encoding HVA22-like protein k isoform X1; protein product: MAGMAMFASNLSSEMGLKLLLSPLNTNVIVRTACCSVGIVLPVYSTFKAIETGNRNEQHKWLLYWAAYGSFSIVEAFTDKFLYWFPLYYHVKLAFLVWLQLPSAEGAKQLYTNHLRPFLMKHQARLDHILELFHGELGKFISTHQAEIQFAKVLLGKTLLSVGNILQQPAQGRVVGTIEGPAEQVETSESEDES
- the LOC101245346 gene encoding small ribosomal subunit protein bS21c isoform X1: MALFQSSSFFNPLLSSSNNQNTANFRPKTAQISTVRAVPLCVSSTSLPVTPILKLDHHSSDYSHLFPSLPFSNIFFFKSAYNVQVVAGEHEPEEKLIGRFRREVFRAGVIQESKRRRFFESTQEKKKRKCRDAARRNRKRRPQPKALLGDTPETLKDEGYKSDEDKWDLIDVESPYT
- the LOC101245346 gene encoding small ribosomal subunit protein bS21c isoform X3 produces the protein MALFQSSSFFNPLLSSSNNQNTANFRPKTAQISTVRAVPLCVSSTSLPVVAGEHEPEEKLIGRFRREVFRAGVIQESKRRRFFESTQEKKKRKCRDAARRNRKRRPQPKALLGDTPETLKDEGYKSDEDKWDLIDVESPYT
- the LOC101245346 gene encoding small ribosomal subunit protein bS21c isoform X2, translated to MALFQSSSFFNPLLSSSNNQNTANFRPKTAQISTVRAVPLCVSSTSLPVTPILKLDHHSSDYSHLFPSLPFSNIFFFKSAYNVQVVAGEHEPEEKLIGRFRREVFRAGVIQESKRRRFFESTQEKKKRKCRDAARRNRKSSPFGSAEGLNQKLY